The Pedobacter frigiditerrae genomic sequence CCCACTCGGCTAAAATCTATAGGAGATTGCGACAACTTTTTATTAAAAATCCTAGAACCAGAAAAACCTTTGCGTCGGTTAGGAAACATTATCAGTTATTGGCAAATGCGCATACAGCTATTGCACAACCAAATCCATTCTTTTACGTATCAAGTAGCGAATGGAATTTGTACGATTATTTGGTAGAACATTTTAGATTTAATGAATTGCCAGAAGGCGCATTTTTATTGAATCAATTGAAAAGATGGAAGAATTTATTTAAAACAGGAAAAACTGGTCACGAAGGAAAATTATTAAGAGTAATGAGAATCTTAGATGCTTTTCCGAACCAGAAATTTGTTTTTTTTGGCGATAACTCTCAACAAGACCCTGCAATTTATCAAGCTATTGCTCAAAAATTTCCCTCAAATGTAGTTGCGGTATACATTAGAAATGTAAGAAAATCTAGACAACTAGAAACCGAAAAATTATTAGCAAAAATAGAACAACAACAAATAAAAACTTGTTTATTTACACATAGTGATGAAGCGATAGCTCATTCAAGAAAAATTGGATTGATTGCTATCTAAATCGTCATTGCGAGGAGGAACGACGCGGCAATCTATTATGTCAAACTAACTAAAAACCACAGATTATGAAAAAGATATTATTAGGCTTTATGTTGATTTTTACACTGCAAGCTTGCTCAGAAAAAACAACTGCTGATTCGATTAAAAATACAAAATGGCTGTTAAGTGAATGGCCTGGACAAACTTTGCCAATTGGCAAAGAAGGTTCACTAAGTTTTGATGCTGAAAATAAAATAAGCGGGAAATCTTTCTGCAATGGTTTTGGTGGTAACGCTGTAATTAATGGAAGCACCATAAAATTTGAGCAAATATTCGGCACAATGATGTTTTGTGAAGAAGTTGGTCAAGCAGAAAAAATCTATTTAGACGGCTTAAGAGCAGTAAACTCTTATAAAATTACTGGCGGTAAATTGCACTTGTTTATTGATGGAAAAGTAGCAATGATTTTTACAAAGGCAGAGTAGTTCCTAAACCGCCTATACTAGATTCTGGAGACTAATTGGTCAAAAATATTTTATAGCTTAACAAAATGAAACACATATTTTACGCATTTATTATTCTTTTAGGTTTTCAGTCTTGTTCAACAAAGTTCGATGTTAATTCGTTTTCAAAAAATCGTTGGATTCTAAGAACTTGGACTGCGAATAAACTTCCTCCTAGAGCATCTGCAAGTTTAAAATTTGAGCCAAATAGTAAAATTAGCGGAAATGCTTTCTGTAATTCTTTTGGCGGCACGGTTAAAATTACAGACTCATCCATCAAATTTGATCAAATATTCTCAACCAAAAAGTTTTGTGAAGGATTAAGTGAGTTTGAAAGTAAATTTCTAGAAGATTTGCAGAAAATTGATTCTGCGAAGGTTGCTGGGGGAAAATTGACTTTGTATATTAAGGGTGTCAGGATAATGACGTTTACAGAACCTCGTTAACTAATCGACTTCCCGAAAGGGGAAAATGCTAGGTTCATCAATTTAAAATGTTGTAAGCCAAATGGAATCCCTACGATGGTAATGCAAAATAACAAGCCAAAAACAAGGTGAGTTAATACTATCCAAATACCGCCAAAAACTAACCAAATAATATTCATAATGGTTGATAAACATCCAATATTAGAGGAGGTATCTGTTATTCTCACACCGAATGGAGCTAAACCTACTATGGCAAATTTAAAACATTGAATGCCAAAAGGAATGCCTACGATAGTTAAGCACAAAACCAATCCTCCAAAAATATACTGGAAGAAAATAAATATCCCTCCAAAAATTACCCAAATGATATTGCCAATGAAACTCATGGTTTTGAGATAGGCAAATTGCTTAAATGTTACATACAAAATAGAATTTTAGGTTTTAATAATTATGGTAAATGCGTAATTTGCTGTACACACAAAAACCTAAAAGAATGAAAAAATTAATTGTTTTTTCGGCTATTGCCTTATGCCTTGCTTTTGCACAAGCCAAGGCTCAAACTGTAAACGAAGTTAGATTAAGTGAACTCCGTTCAACGTATATCGAAATCTCAGAATTCAAGCGTTACCTAAGCGATAAAATTTTTATCCATCTGGAGTATGGGCAAAAAATCGAGGATGCTAGAACAAATGCAGTTATTAAGGATGATGATGGAAAGGATTTAGAGTTTAATTCATTAATAGATTGTGTAAACAAGCTTAAAAACTACGGTTACGAACTCTTCGAGGCTTACACATTAAAGTACGATGAAAGAAATGCGGTAAAATATTACATCTTGAAAAGGAAGTAGTTTTTAGAGAAAACCTTTCCCTATAATTGCAAAATGATTTTCCAACTGCTAGATGATGAGCTCATTTTTCCTGATACTGCTTTGGCAGAGCCAGATGGTTTGCTTGCCATTGGTGGAGACTTAAGTGAAGAAAGATTGTTTTTGGCGTATCAAAGCGGAATTTTTCCTTGGTTTAGTGAAGGAGACCCTATCCTTTGGTATGCGCCACACGAGCGATGCGTAATTTTTCCCGATAAGATTAAAATCAGTAAAAGTATGCGTAAAACGTTAGCTTCAGATGTGTTTAACGTAACAGAAAACAAGGCTTTTGAAAAAGTTATTGAGCATTGTGCAAAAACCCCAAGGATTGGTCAAGATGGCACTTGGATAACCCATGAAATGCAACAAGCCTATATTAAACTTCACGAAAAAGGATTGGCACACAGCGTGGAAGTTTGGCAAAATAATGAATTAGTTGGTGGTTTATATGGGGTTAAAATCAACAACGTATTTTGTGGAGAAAGTATGTTCAGCTTGGTAAGTAATGCCTCAAAAACAGCGTTGATTCATTTGAGCAAAATGGAATTTGAATTGATAGATTGTCAATTACCGAATGACCATTTGATGAGTTTAGGGGCAGAAATGATAAGTAGGGAAGATTATTTGAAGGTATTAAGTGTAAGATAAAAGAGGTCTTCGACTACGCTCAGCCTGACAATTCTAATGTTTAAGGGCTTAGAATCTTATCAACTTCATCTGGCGTCATTCCAGGTTTAATAGCTTGTAGATATAGAGCAGAGATAATGTGACCATCAAACTCGTCTAATTTAACAAGGTTAGAGTTTAGGATGGTGAAAACGCTATTTGGTGCTAATTTGCTGTTATTTAAGAATCCTAAAGTTTTAATAATGTTTCTTCTGAAGAAATTTTTGGCATTTGCTCTATTTCCAAACTTCTTAATGTTGATTAAATTCTGACCCCAATAAATTTCAGATAATTTTGTGGATTTGATTCGATAAGAACCTGGAGAGGTTAAAGGGGTTTTGCTCAATGTGTATGACTCGAAATCTTCGGGGTTGTTTCCAAATACAATCTGATAGTTTTCTTCAGTATCACTTGTAGCTTTTTTAATATCAAGCGCTGTTAGTTTGCGAATTTGGTTAAAAAATGAATCTACTTCTTTAACCAGATAAAGTGAGGTGTCACCATAAATCTTATATCTAATAGGAACTACCCATTTAGATAATGTTTCATACTCACCTGCTTTTCTTCGTTTAAACACAATCTCATTAAACACGATTTTCTCGTCTGGTGTTAATTTTTGAGCATAGACATCAATGCTTATTGCAATGAATAGAAGTAAAATGAATTTTAATTTAAACATATATTACCCGATTAATATTTTCAATTGCAACTTGTCCCCAGTCTCATATCGCACATCTCAATACTCATATCTAGTTCAACAACTCTCTAATATCGTCTTTACTTAATGATTTGAAGAAACTTTCTTCAGTAGTAATTAATGAATTTGCCAACGATTTTTTACGTCTTTGTAGCGCTAGAATCTTTTCTTCAACGGTATCTTTTGAAATAAATTTATAAATAAAAACCTTCTTATCCTGACCAATTCTATGTGTTCTGTCTATGGCTTGTTGCTCAACTGCAGGATTCCACCAAGGGTCTAAAATAAATACATAATCTGCTTGCGTCAAGTTTAAACCAACTCCACCAGCTTTTATAGAAATTAAGAATACTTTTAAGTCCTTGTTTTCTTGAAACTCAGCTACAATTTCTCCACGGTTTTTTGTGCCACCATCTAGGTATGCATAAGGAATATTTTGTTGCTCAAAACATTCTCTAAATATGCTGAGGTGTTTTACAAATTGAGAGAAAATCAAAACTTTATGTCCACCCTTTAAAACGCTATCTAAAGTGTGCATCACATTTTCAAATTTCCCAGAGTCAGATGTATAGTTTTCATCTATCATCACAGGGTGATTTGCCAATTGCCTTAGTGCTGTTAAACCTTGCAATAGCTGAACTTGTTTTTTTGCCAAACCGCCAGTTTCCATGTCTTTCAGCAAATCGTTTCGGTAAGCCGATTTAATCTTTTCATATTCTGCGGCTTGGTCTTCGCTCATATCGCAATAATATATTTGCTCTGTTTTCGGGGGAAGTTCTGCAGCAACTTGTTCTTTCGTTCTACGTAAAACAAAAGGCTTGATAATGGCTTGTAGTTTTTTCGCTTTTTCTTCGTCTTTGCGTTTCTCTATAGCTTGCACATACTCTTCATTAAAAAAAGATTGTGTGCCCAACAATCCTGGATTTAAGAAAGTTAATTGCGTCCATAAGTCGCCAACAGAGTTTTCTACAGGTGTACCGCTTAGAACCAATTTATGCCTTGATTTGAGCATTCTAACAGCTTTGAATGACTTTGAAGAAGGATTTTTGATATTCTGACTTTCATCAAGAATGATATAATTAAAGTAGAATTTACTTATCAATTCTGAATCTACACGGGTAATTCCATAGGTCGTAATTACCAAATCGTATTTATCAAAAAGGCTGATGTCTTTATTTCTGAAAGTTCCAGTATGGGCGTGAATTTTCAGCTTAGGCGTAAATTTTTTCGCCTCGTTTAGCCAGTTATAAATCAACGATGTTGGCATGATAATTAACGAAGCACTATGGGTTGCATTTTGCTCATCTTCTTCCTTTAACTTCTGCAACATGGCCAAAGTCTGAATGGTTTTACCCAAACCCATATCGTCAGCTAAACAACCACCAAAATTATATTCGCGTAAAAAGCTAAACCAATTGTAACCCGCTTTTTGATAATGACGCAAATCTCCTTTAAAATTAACTGGCATTGCTGTATCTGCAATATCCTCGAAATCGTTTAATCTTTGCAGTTTTCTATCAAGCGTAACATTAGCTAGACTATCTTCCGCTAAATCGTTAATTAAACCAATGTGATGTTTCTTTAACTTCAAATTTTTAGTGCCATCAGCCAAACTAAAGATGCTACTATATTGCGTAAACCACTTTTCTGGAATAATAGCTATATCGCCATCTGGCAAAATAAACTCTCTTTTTTTATGAAGTATATGCTGTTTTAAAGCGATAAATGGAATGGGATGAATACCGAAATAAACGATGGCATTAATATCAAACCAATCGTTGTCTGCTGTGATTTCGAAATCAATTTTATTAGCGCCAAATACAAATCGTTTGCCACTACTTGCTTGCTCAATCTCGAAACCTTGCTCTTGCAAAACTTCAATATGTTCGTTTACCCAAGTAATTATAGCATAAGATGGATTGTCATTTTCACTCAAGTTAGGTAACTCCAAATGATGAAAAAGTGCAGAAACTTTCTTTAAGCCCAAACTTTGCAAAAAGGTATATTTTGCTTTCTCCCAATCGCTATTTCTTTTGATGCGAGTGAAGGTATAATTGTCTTCATCCTTACTTAGGCGAACGGTAACCTTATTTTCGTTACCCATTGCAAAAGCATATTGCCCATATTTAAAGTAAAGCTGAATTTGAGAAACGCCACCATCAACATAAATAACTTTGATGACTGGAGTGGCTTCATGCTTCTCTGTTTTAATTTCAAAACCTTCAGCGTAAACGTGATGTTTTTCTATCAGTGGTGCTACAAATTTTTCGAAATAAGTTTCTTCGGTAGCTTTTGGTATGGCGATGTAACGCTTGTTTAAAAATGGCACAAACTTCTTTCCTTCAATATCGCCTTCAAAAAAGTAAAGCATATCGTTTAATAACATCCAAGCAGGGTGATTGCAAACTACCTGTGCATCTTTAAACATAAAATCGATGCGTAAACCTTGATATTTAATAGTCGGGAAATACCTTGTCTCCGTTTCACTTCTTCTAAAATGGAAAAGCACAGTTGCGGGCTCGGTTGCTAATTCTATTTTGCGCTCTGCAGGCCAACCATCTTTATCCATTAAATACAAACCATCTTTTACCTTCAGTATTTCTAGAACTTCAGCCAGTTTTTTTTCAATTTTTGGCCTAACGCTTTCATAGAATTTATCATCGTAAAACTTGCTGAAAAATTCAAAAGGTCGAATGGCTTTTTTATGATATTTTTTAATGATGTAGTCTTGTTCCGTTTCATCTAAAATCTTGATGAGCTTAAAATCAACATCTGTTAAATGTTTGGCAAATTCTTTAGCGGTATGCGTAAATAAACGTTGGTAGGTTAAAGAAAAATCGCCCTGCGGATTAAGTTGCACAATATGCGGCTCGATTAAATAGCCGAGAAACTCATGCTTACATAAGGAATATACGATTTTGCAGGGGCTGGAACTATTTACGCGTAACATTGGTCAAGGGCTAAAAGAAAGAAAAGGTAAGCATCTAAAAAATTCTAAACTTACAGTAAAAAGTTGAGTGTTCAAACATTTAAGAAATGTTTTTAAAGAAGTTTTTATTGGTTCAATAGTTCATTGGCTCATTAGTAAGCTGTATCTATTAGAAAAGCAGTGTCATTCGTGGGAAACTAAGACAGTCTGGCTTTACGTTAAATCTTTTTCGTGAAAAACTCAAAAGGATACCACTGCAATCCAGTTTATGGATAAAGGCTTGTGCTGCTATTTAGGGTTGCTTGCGCAAAGTAAGACTGCCATTCTCCACCAACTTCGTTTATAAGCCTGATAGTAGCGAGCACGGAATGAAATGGAGTAAAGCGAATAGCAGGGCAGGTTTTGCCAAGGATTACTCCTCCATTCACTTTCAAATGATTAATCTTTCTACTAAACCAATGCTACAAATGAACCAATGAACAAATTTTCTTCTCCCGTTCGTCGAAAAATTACAGCCGTTCGTCGTGAGTTACTTGCTCATGGTCTAAAAGGCCAATATCTCCTGCAACCTTTTGCCCTTATCGTCGTCTTATTTACGAAACCTGCCAGCAAGGGCTTGCAGAAAAAACAAATTATAAATAACAGATTAACAATCACATAAAATATTAAGGATATGAAAACTTCTATCAAAACATTATTCGCAGCAGCATTAACACTAGTAGTATTAACCAGTTCTGCATTCGCATCTACAGACGTAAAAAACAATAACGTAACTGTATTAAATCAAGTAAAAAACATCAGTAAAATTGAAGTAAAAGGAAACGTAGAAGTTATCCTTGTGCAGGCTCCAGTTGAGAGTGTAAAAGTTTACGACAGTTACTATTCTAAAAATGCTTTGGTGCAACAACAAGATGGTATCTTACGTATCAGCTCTTTCCAAAAAGAAACTTTATCTGTAGTAGTTTATGTTCGTGACCTTTCATCAATCGAAGCTGGCGATAACGCACAAGTAAAAACTTATGGCAAAATCAATTTCTTAAGTTTAGCTGTTAAATTAAGCGGTAACGCAACTGCGGATATCAATGCATCAACAATCAGTTTATATACTTCGGTAAAAGACAGTGCAAGTTTAAAATTAGCTGGTTCAACAACTGACCACTATGCAGTGTTAAGCGCACAAGCTAAATTAAACATGGGTTCTTTTGTAGCTGAAACCTCAAGCGTAAATTCTACAGCAACTGTTATTGCAAAAGCAAAACCTGTAAAACAAACTTTAGAAAATTTGGTTATTGATGATATCGATTTAGCAAAATAGCTGAAAGACCAAAGCTGAAAGCAATAGAAAATAATTACTCCATCATATATCTAAAAAAAAGAGTGCCGAAAATTACATCGGCACTCTTTTTTGTTTGCTTTGTCATTCAGAGCGCCGCGAAGAATCTAAAAGAGAGATTCCTCGTTCCTCGGAATGACAAAATTTTTTAGGGGCCTTTACAAATCAAATTTAATCCCTTGCGCAAGCGGCAAAGTATTCGCATAATTAATCGTATTTGTTTGCCTACGCATATAAGCTTTCCAAGCATCAGAACCACTTTCTCTACCGCCACCTGTTTCTTTTTCGCCTCCAAATGCACCGCCAATTTCAGCGCCAGAAGTACCTATGTTTACGTTTGCAATACCACAGTCAGAACCTCCAGCAGATAGAAACTGCTCAGCTTCTCTTAGGTTTAAAGTCATAATTGCTGATGATAATCCTTGCGGAACTCCATTTTGCAAGGCAATGGCTTCATCCAATTCCTTGTATTTGATTAAATATAAAATCGGTGCAAAAGTTTCGTGTTGCACAATCTTATAATCGTTTTTAACTTCTGCAATACAAGCTTTAACATAACAACCTGATGAATATTTTTCACCAGTTAGAACGCCGCCTTCAACTAAGAATTTTCCGCCTTCATTTTTACATTTTTCTATAGAATCTAAATAACTGGCAACAGCATCTTTGTCAATCAACGGTCCAACATGATTGTGTTGGTCTAACGGGTCACCAATTCTTAATTGACCATAAGCTTTAACCAATTTAGCTACAAAATTATCGTAAACACTTTCGTGGATAATTAATCTTCTTGTCGTGGTACAACGTTGGCCTGCGGTACCAACGGCGCCAAATACAGCACCAATAATAGACATGTCTAAATCGGCGTCTTTTGAAATAATGATGGCGTTGTTTCCACCTAATTCCAATAAACTTCTACCCAACCTTGCGCCAACTGCAGCGCCAACTGCTTTGCCCATTCTTGTAGAACCCGTTGCAGAAACCAAAGGAATTCTAGTGTCGTTACTTAACAATTCGCCTACCTCTCTATCACCAATAATTAAATTACAAACACCTTCTGGAACTTCATTTGCAATTAAAACTTTTTCGATAATATGTTGACAAGCAATTGCCGTTAGCGGTGTTTTTTCTGATGGTTTCCAAATGCAAACATTACCACAAACCCAAGCTAGAGCAGTGTTCCAGGCCCAAACAGCTACAGGGAAATTAAACGCAGAAATAATCCCTACAATTCCTAGCGGATGCCACTGCTCATACATTCTGTGATTTGGTCTTTCGCTGTGCATGGTTAAACCATATAATTGACGAGATAAACCTACCGCAAAATCGCAGATATCAATCATTTCTTGCACTTCGCCAAAGCCTTCTTGTAAGCTTTTGCCCATTTCATAAGAAACTAAAGTGCCCAAAGCTTCTTTATTTGCACGTAAAGCCTCTCCAAATTGACGAACCATTTCTCCACGTTTTGGCGCAGGAACTTTTCTCCATTCTAAAAATGCTTTTTGTGCAGTTTCTATAACAAGATTATAATCTGCAGCAGAAGCAACTTGAACAGCAGCTATAGTTTTTCCATCAACAGGAGAGTGGCTTTCTATAACTTTTTCGCTATTTGTTTTGCCCCAATTACTCCCTGTAGCATAAGCAGGATTTATGTTTTCAATCCCTAATTGTTTAAGGATGGCATTTATATTATTTTCCATGGTTTGATTTTTTAAATAAAATCGTTCCTTACAAAACAACAAAAAATTAAGCAGGTTTACCAAATTATTGTTGGCGAGGACAGCAACGTTGTTCAGAACAAAAAGAAATTAACAGAACTTAATTTTAGACCTCAGCGAGGTCTTACATCTATAGCCAATATACAATGATGTGCGACCCCAGCTGGGGTCGAATGTACGTTTCATAATTACTAAACATATTTCATCCCACTGGGATGAGGAACTTACCGTCATTTTTAACCAAATAGAGACACAGAAGCAATAGCTGTATGCCAAAGCGTTCAATAAAAATTTAAACAATGTTTTTGTTACTTACATTGTTGTAACTTTATTTCATTGAAATTATCAAACACCAAAAAATATAAACATGAATAAAAATTTAATAGCTGGATTTGTTGGTCTGGCAATTTTATTGGGTTTTCCTACGGCAAATGCTCAACAAGAAGCTGCACCAAAGGTAAATCCAACTTATCGTGCTACGGCAACAAAAATTAACGATTTAGTACATACAAAACTGGATGTTAAATTTGATTACGCAAAACGTTATTTATACGGAAAAGCTTGGATAACACTAAGACCACACTTTTACACCACGGATACTTTAACGCTTGATGCAAAGGGAATGGAACTTAAAACGGTTGCTTTGGTTGGAGCAAAAGGCAACACACCATTAAAATTTACTTACGACCAAGAAAAAATCTACATCCAACTGAATAAAAAATATTCGAAGGATGAAAAATACACAGTTTACATCGACTATGTTTCTAAACCAAATGAATTAAAAGCAAGTGGTAGTGCGGCTATAACAGATGAAAAAGGTTTGTATTTCATCAATCCAGATGGTACTGATAAAGAAAAACCAATTCAAATTTGGACGCAGGGTGAAGCAGAATCTTCATCGGCTTGGTTCCCAACAATTGATAAACCAAACCAGAAAACTACATCAGAACTTTCTATGACGGTTTTATCTAAATACGTGACATTGTCTAACGGTAAATTGGTTTCGCAAAAAGCAAATACAAACGGTACAAGAACAGATACTTGGAAAATGGATTTACCTCATTCGCCTTATTTATTCATGATGGCAGTAGGCGATTTTAAAATCACAAAAGATGTTTGGAGAGGTAAGGAAGTAAGTTATTATTTAGAGCAAAAGTATGCGCCATATGCCAAGGCTATTTTTGGCAAAACGCCTAAAATGTTAGATTACTTTTCTCAGATTACAGGCGTACCCTATCCTTGGAATAAATATGCACAAATTGTTGCCCGTGATTATGTTTCTGGCGCAATGGAAAACACAACGGCAACTTTGCATGGTGAAAGCATACAGGCTACAGAAAGAGAATTGTTAGATGGTAGTGGCGAAAGTACAATCGCTCATGAATTATTTCACCAATGGTTTGGCGATTATGTGACCACAGAATCTTGGTCAAATATTACCGTTAACGAGTCAATGGCAACATTGGGTGCCATTCTTTGGAAAGGGCATGATGCAGGTAAAGACGCAGAAGATAGAGACAGATATGAAAGTTTAAATTCATATCTAAATTCTACAGAAAATGGTGAAAGTCCAATTTTGGTTCGTTTTAATTACAATAATAAAATGGATGTTTTTGACCAAGTCAGCTATCCAAAAGGAGCTGTAATTTTATATGCACTTAAAAATCAATTGGGAGATGATGCGTTTTATAAGTCGTTAAATCGGTATTTAACGACCAATGCTTTTAAAAATGGCGAAGCGCAACAATTGCGTTTGGCTTTTGAAGAAGTGACGGGTAAAGATTTATCTCAGTATTTTAACCAATGGTATTATGCTGGCGGTCACCCGATTTTAGATGTAAAATACGATTACAAAGATGGCAACGCTACCATCAGTGTAAAACAAACGCAAGCCGCAGATGTGCAAACATTTACGTTGCCCCTAAAGGTTGATATTTATGCTGGTGGCAAGAAAATCTCAAAAGATATAATAATCAATAGCAGGGAGCAAAACTTCAGTTTTCCTGTTTCGGCAAAGCCAGATTTAATTAATTTTGATGTAGATAAAATATTGGTAGGTGAATTAAAAGACACTAAAACATTAGAAAATTACATCTTCCAATATAGCAACGCACCATCTTACGTAAATAGAATAAAAGCGATTGAATATGCTGTTGCTAAAAGTAAAGAACCAGCCGCCCAACAATTATTAACCTTGGCATTAAAAGACCAAAATGATGCAATTAGAGCATTGGCAATTAAAGGGTTTGACTTAAAAAATGAAAAAGTTAAAGCAGCTGTCGCACCAATTTTGGTTTCATTAGCTAAGCAAGATAAAACTTCCAATGTAAGAGCTGCTGCTATATCAAAATTGGCTAGTTCTGGAGATAAAGCATATCTGCCAATTGCGCAAGCAGCATTAAAAGACCGTTCATACAAAGTTATTGGTGCAGCAGTGCAAAGCATAAATAAATTAGACCCTAGCTCATTATCTAGTGTAATTGCAGGTTTAGATGCGGATACAAAGAATCATATCCCAAATGATTTAGCACTAGTATATGCCGCTTTAGGAGATGATTCTTATAATGAATTCTATTTAAACATCATTAATAAAGCCGACATCAATAAATTAGCTCAAACAGTTGGGGGTTACTATGGGTATTTATTGAAAAATCAAAATCCTAAAATTACACAAAGTGGATTGCAAGCTATTATTACCAATATGGATA encodes the following:
- a CDS encoding YccF domain-containing protein, with translation MSFIGNIIWVIFGGIFIFFQYIFGGLVLCLTIVGIPFGIQCFKFAIVGLAPFGVRITDTSSNIGCLSTIMNIIWLVFGGIWIVLTHLVFGLLFCITIVGIPFGLQHFKLMNLAFSPFGKSIS
- a CDS encoding META domain-containing protein, with the translated sequence MKHIFYAFIILLGFQSCSTKFDVNSFSKNRWILRTWTANKLPPRASASLKFEPNSKISGNAFCNSFGGTVKITDSSIKFDQIFSTKKFCEGLSEFESKFLEDLQKIDSAKVAGGKLTLYIKGVRIMTFTEPR
- a CDS encoding App1 family protein, encoding MHKLCFNYIMNNATSVKVYHGYGHTHNLVVYGHVFKFKAKTIQNFSDNLFVNIVHLFKLFIVKPAAFTNLRLIFYNQIVHQKSEYDGFFKFEWKAAENVSAGWHDVKVEALNDAGEVSATGEGKIFVPHITQYAFISDIDDTIMVSHSAKIYRRLRQLFIKNPRTRKTFASVRKHYQLLANAHTAIAQPNPFFYVSSSEWNLYDYLVEHFRFNELPEGAFLLNQLKRWKNLFKTGKTGHEGKLLRVMRILDAFPNQKFVFFGDNSQQDPAIYQAIAQKFPSNVVAVYIRNVRKSRQLETEKLLAKIEQQQIKTCLFTHSDEAIAHSRKIGLIAI
- a CDS encoding DEAD/DEAH box helicase, which codes for MLRVNSSSPCKIVYSLCKHEFLGYLIEPHIVQLNPQGDFSLTYQRLFTHTAKEFAKHLTDVDFKLIKILDETEQDYIIKKYHKKAIRPFEFFSKFYDDKFYESVRPKIEKKLAEVLEILKVKDGLYLMDKDGWPAERKIELATEPATVLFHFRRSETETRYFPTIKYQGLRIDFMFKDAQVVCNHPAWMLLNDMLYFFEGDIEGKKFVPFLNKRYIAIPKATEETYFEKFVAPLIEKHHVYAEGFEIKTEKHEATPVIKVIYVDGGVSQIQLYFKYGQYAFAMGNENKVTVRLSKDEDNYTFTRIKRNSDWEKAKYTFLQSLGLKKVSALFHHLELPNLSENDNPSYAIITWVNEHIEVLQEQGFEIEQASSGKRFVFGANKIDFEITADNDWFDINAIVYFGIHPIPFIALKQHILHKKREFILPDGDIAIIPEKWFTQYSSIFSLADGTKNLKLKKHHIGLINDLAEDSLANVTLDRKLQRLNDFEDIADTAMPVNFKGDLRHYQKAGYNWFSFLREYNFGGCLADDMGLGKTIQTLAMLQKLKEEDEQNATHSASLIIMPTSLIYNWLNEAKKFTPKLKIHAHTGTFRNKDISLFDKYDLVITTYGITRVDSELISKFYFNYIILDESQNIKNPSSKSFKAVRMLKSRHKLVLSGTPVENSVGDLWTQLTFLNPGLLGTQSFFNEEYVQAIEKRKDEEKAKKLQAIIKPFVLRRTKEQVAAELPPKTEQIYYCDMSEDQAAEYEKIKSAYRNDLLKDMETGGLAKKQVQLLQGLTALRQLANHPVMIDENYTSDSGKFENVMHTLDSVLKGGHKVLIFSQFVKHLSIFRECFEQQNIPYAYLDGGTKNRGEIVAEFQENKDLKVFLISIKAGGVGLNLTQADYVFILDPWWNPAVEQQAIDRTHRIGQDKKVFIYKFISKDTVEEKILALQRRKKSLANSLITTEESFFKSLSKDDIRELLN
- the aat gene encoding leucyl/phenylalanyl-tRNA--protein transferase translates to MIFQLLDDELIFPDTALAEPDGLLAIGGDLSEERLFLAYQSGIFPWFSEGDPILWYAPHERCVIFPDKIKISKSMRKTLASDVFNVTENKAFEKVIEHCAKTPRIGQDGTWITHEMQQAYIKLHEKGLAHSVEVWQNNELVGGLYGVKINNVFCGESMFSLVSNASKTALIHLSKMEFELIDCQLPNDHLMSLGAEMISREDYLKVLSVR
- a CDS encoding META domain-containing protein, whose translation is MKKILLGFMLIFTLQACSEKTTADSIKNTKWLLSEWPGQTLPIGKEGSLSFDAENKISGKSFCNGFGGNAVINGSTIKFEQIFGTMMFCEEVGQAEKIYLDGLRAVNSYKITGGKLHLFIDGKVAMIFTKAE
- a CDS encoding aldehyde dehydrogenase family protein — its product is MENNINAILKQLGIENINPAYATGSNWGKTNSEKVIESHSPVDGKTIAAVQVASAADYNLVIETAQKAFLEWRKVPAPKRGEMVRQFGEALRANKEALGTLVSYEMGKSLQEGFGEVQEMIDICDFAVGLSRQLYGLTMHSERPNHRMYEQWHPLGIVGIISAFNFPVAVWAWNTALAWVCGNVCIWKPSEKTPLTAIACQHIIEKVLIANEVPEGVCNLIIGDREVGELLSNDTRIPLVSATGSTRMGKAVGAAVGARLGRSLLELGGNNAIIISKDADLDMSIIGAVFGAVGTAGQRCTTTRRLIIHESVYDNFVAKLVKAYGQLRIGDPLDQHNHVGPLIDKDAVASYLDSIEKCKNEGGKFLVEGGVLTGEKYSSGCYVKACIAEVKNDYKIVQHETFAPILYLIKYKELDEAIALQNGVPQGLSSAIMTLNLREAEQFLSAGGSDCGIANVNIGTSGAEIGGAFGGEKETGGGRESGSDAWKAYMRRQTNTINYANTLPLAQGIKFDL
- a CDS encoding GIN domain-containing protein, encoding MKTSIKTLFAAALTLVVLTSSAFASTDVKNNNVTVLNQVKNISKIEVKGNVEVILVQAPVESVKVYDSYYSKNALVQQQDGILRISSFQKETLSVVVYVRDLSSIEAGDNAQVKTYGKINFLSLAVKLSGNATADINASTISLYTSVKDSASLKLAGSTTDHYAVLSAQAKLNMGSFVAETSSVNSTATVIAKAKPVKQTLENLVIDDIDLAK
- a CDS encoding DUF2927 domain-containing protein → MFKLKFILLLFIAISIDVYAQKLTPDEKIVFNEIVFKRRKAGEYETLSKWVVPIRYKIYGDTSLYLVKEVDSFFNQIRKLTALDIKKATSDTEENYQIVFGNNPEDFESYTLSKTPLTSPGSYRIKSTKLSEIYWGQNLINIKKFGNRANAKNFFRRNIIKTLGFLNNSKLAPNSVFTILNSNLVKLDEFDGHIISALYLQAIKPGMTPDEVDKILSP